The DNA window AGGAGCAAAACGGTCATCACGGTCACGGCGAACCAGCGTTTGTCGAGAACCCGCGCCTGGAGTCCCAGGAGGACCGGCCACGTGGTGACGACGATCGTGGTCGCCCAGAGGATGGCGGTGAGGAAAGGCAGGAGGATCCAGAAACTCGCGGCGATGAGCGTGCCGATGAAGAGCGCACCCAGCAACGTACGGGTCAGATCCAATGTCACAGGGGATTTCGCGTTCATATCCGGATTCATTTTACATCGCTCGAGGTTGACCCGCAATTCTCACCAGGCTTCTGCTGCGGCGGCGGAACCAGGCATGTCTACTGCGTTGCGCTCGGTCGGGCTCCTCGACGTAGTGTCCACTACGTCTCCGGGCCCCTCGGTCGCGCGCCTTGTATCCATGCCCGTCTCCACCGCCTCGCGACGAACCCTGGTGAGAAATGCGGGCTACGACCGGAAAAGGCGGGGGATGGCGCCGGCCGGGTCCCGGCGGCGCAACAGGGTGTCCACGACCAGGGCGGCGGAATCGACGACCTCCACGAGACCAAGGTTCTCGCGCGATACCATGCGATGGTTTTCCGCGCGGAGGAAGAAGGCAAGGATCGGGTCGAACCATCCTCCGGTGTTGGCCACGACGATCGGCTTCGCATGCAGGCCGAGCTGCTTCCAGGTGAGGATCTCGAAAAATTCGTCCAATGTCCCGAAGCCGCCCGGCAGGACCGCGAAGGCGTCGGCCCTCCGGCTCATCTCGATCTTGCGCTCGTGCATCGATCCTGTGACGATCATTTCCGTGAGGCCCTCGTGGGCGAGTTCCTCCGTGCGAAGGAACTCCGGAATGACGCCGATCACTCCCCCCCCCTTTTCGAGAATCCGGTCCGCGAGGACTCCCATGAGGCCTACGGAGCCGCCTCCGTAGACCAGCGTGATCTTTTCGTCGACCAACCGGTCGGCGAGTGCGATCGCGTCGCTTCGGAAAAGTTCGGGAACCAGATTGCTCGAGCTGCAGAATACGCACAGCGTCTGAATTTCCATCCAGAAAAGATACTGCCAATCCAGGGAAATGGGAAGCGGGGAAGATCCCATTGACACACGGGGGGGGATTAAATACTATTAAACACATCGATTATATCGGGAGGATCGCCATGTCCAGATGGTTCCAGGACAACTCGTTATCGATCGGGAGAACCCCCCTCGTGAAGTTCAACCGGATCGTCGACGGGGCGAAAGCGACGGTGCTGGGGAAGGTCGAGGGGCGCAACCCGGCGTATTCGGTAAAGTGCCGTATCGGCGCTTCGATGGTATGGGATGCGGAGAAGAGGGGACTTCTCGGTCCGGGGAAGACGATCGTGGAGCCCACTTCCGGGAACACGGGG is part of the Candidatus Deferrimicrobiaceae bacterium genome and encodes:
- a CDS encoding TIGR00730 family Rossman fold protein, giving the protein MEIQTLCVFCSSSNLVPELFRSDAIALADRLVDEKITLVYGGGSVGLMGVLADRILEKGGGVIGVIPEFLRTEELAHEGLTEMIVTGSMHERKIEMSRRADAFAVLPGGFGTLDEFFEILTWKQLGLHAKPIVVANTGGWFDPILAFFLRAENHRMVSRENLGLVEVVDSAALVVDTLLRRRDPAGAIPRLFRS